In a single window of the Campylobacter iguaniorum genome:
- the rpmG gene encoding 50S ribosomal protein L33, which yields MASANRVKIGLKCVECNDINYTTTKNSKKTTEKLELKKYCPRLKKHTVHKEVKLK from the coding sequence ATGGCAAGTGCAAATAGAGTTAAAATCGGTTTGAAGTGCGTTGAATGTAATGATATTAATTACACAACTACTAAAAACAGTAAAAAAACAACTGAAAAGTTAGAACTTAAAAAATATTGCCCAAGATTAAAAAAACATACAGTGCATAAAGAAGTTAAACTTAAATAA
- the secE gene encoding preprotein translocase subunit SecE: protein MEKFISYFKLSRAEIGKVIFPTKEQIRNAFITVFAVVAIVSLFLALVDLIMSFTVSKLA from the coding sequence ATGGAAAAATTTATAAGTTATTTTAAATTATCAAGAGCAGAGATTGGCAAGGTTATTTTTCCTACCAAAGAGCAAATAAGAAATGCATTTATAACAGTTTTTGCTGTTGTAGCTATAGTTTCTCTATTTTTAGCTTTGGTTGATTTGATAATGTCATTTACTGTATCAAAACTTGCATAA
- the tuf gene encoding elongation factor Tu yields the protein MAKEKFSRNKPHVNIGTIGHVDHGKTTLTAAISAVLSRKGLAELKDYDNIDNAPEEKERGITIATSHIEYETENRHYAHVDCPGHADYVKNMITGAAQMDGAILVVSAADGPMPQTREHILLSRQVGVPYIVVFMNKADMVDDAELLELVEMEIRELLSEYDFPGDDTPIVSGSALQALEEAKAGTDGEWSAKIMDLMAAVDSYIPTPVRATDKDFLMPIEDVFSISGRGTVVTGRIEKGIVKVGDTIEIVGIRDTQTTTVTGVEMFRKEMDQGEAGDNVGVLLRGTKKEDVERGMVLCKPKSITPHTKFEGEVYILTKEEGGRHTPFFNNYRPQFYVRTTDVTGSITLPEGTEMVMPGDNLKITVELIAPVALEDGTRFAIREGGRTVGSGVVSKILA from the coding sequence ATGGCTAAGGAAAAATTTTCACGTAATAAGCCACACGTAAACATCGGTACTATTGGTCACGTTGACCACGGTAAAACAACATTAACAGCTGCTATATCTGCTGTTCTTTCAAGAAAAGGTCTTGCTGAGCTTAAAGATTACGATAACATCGATAATGCTCCAGAAGAAAAAGAGAGAGGTATTACAATCGCTACTTCTCACATTGAGTATGAGACTGAAAATCGCCACTATGCACACGTCGACTGCCCAGGCCACGCCGACTATGTTAAAAACATGATTACTGGTGCTGCTCAAATGGACGGTGCTATTCTAGTTGTTTCTGCGGCTGATGGTCCAATGCCACAAACTAGAGAGCACATTCTTCTATCTCGCCAAGTTGGTGTTCCATATATAGTTGTTTTCATGAACAAAGCTGATATGGTTGATGACGCTGAACTTCTAGAGTTAGTTGAAATGGAAATTAGAGAGCTTCTAAGCGAATATGATTTCCCAGGTGATGATACTCCAATCGTAAGCGGTTCTGCTCTTCAAGCTCTTGAAGAAGCTAAAGCTGGTACTGATGGTGAATGGTCAGCTAAAATTATGGATCTTATGGCTGCAGTTGATAGCTATATTCCAACTCCAGTTCGTGCAACTGATAAAGACTTCTTGATGCCAATTGAAGATGTATTCTCAATTTCAGGTCGTGGTACAGTTGTTACTGGTAGAATTGAAAAAGGTATCGTTAAAGTTGGCGATACAATCGAAATCGTAGGTATCAGAGATACACAAACTACAACAGTTACTGGCGTTGAGATGTTTAGAAAAGAAATGGATCAAGGCGAGGCTGGTGATAACGTTGGTGTTCTTTTACGTGGTACTAAGAAAGAGGATGTTGAAAGAGGTATGGTTCTTTGTAAGCCAAAATCAATCACTCCTCACACTAAATTCGAGGGTGAAGTTTATATCTTGACTAAAGAAGAGGGTGGTAGACATACTCCATTCTTTAACAACTATAGACCACAATTCTATGTAAGAACAACAGATGTTACTGGTTCAATCACTCTACCAGAAGGTACAGAGATGGTTATGCCTGGTGATAACCTAAAAATTACTGTTGAGCTAATTGCTCCAGTAGCGCTTGAAGATGGAACAAGATTTGCGATCCGTGAGGGTGGTAGAACTGTTGGTTCAGGCGTTGTATCTAAAATATTAGCTTAA
- the rplK gene encoding 50S ribosomal protein L11: protein MAKKVVGEIKLQIAATKANPSPPVGPALGQQGVNIMEFCKAFNERTKDMAGYNIPVVITVYADKSFTFVTKQPPATDLIKKAAGITKGADNPLKNKVGKLTKAQILEIVDRKIVDMNTKDKEQAAKIISGSARSMGITVVD from the coding sequence ATGGCTAAAAAAGTTGTAGGCGAAATCAAATTACAAATTGCAGCTACAAAGGCTAATCCAAGTCCACCAGTTGGTCCTGCACTAGGTCAACAAGGTGTAAATATTATGGAATTTTGTAAAGCATTTAACGAAAGAACTAAAGATATGGCTGGATACAATATTCCAGTTGTTATCACAGTTTATGCTGATAAAAGTTTTACATTCGTAACAAAACAACCACCAGCAACTGACTTGATTAAAAAAGCAGCTGGAATCACTAAAGGTGCGGATAATCCGTTGAAAAATAAAGTAGGCAAATTAACAAAAGCACAAATTCTTGAGATTGTCGATAGAAAAATTGTTGATATGAATACTAAAGATAAAGAGCAAGCAGCTAAGATTATTTCTGGTTCAGCTCGTTCTATGGGTATAACCGTAGTCGATTAA
- a CDS encoding DMT family transporter has protein sequence MSNKGFVFVIIGAIVECGWAYGLKHANSNLEYGITALLVCASFFIFMQAFKYLPASVAYTLFVGFGAFFIVLAEMATDYYNGNEINLLRVFFIATLLAGVFGLKRLEK, from the coding sequence TTGTCAAACAAAGGTTTTGTTTTTGTAATAATCGGCGCTATTGTCGAGTGTGGCTGGGCGTATGGGCTAAAGCACGCTAATTCAAATTTAGAATACGGCATCACGGCTTTGCTAGTTTGTGCTAGTTTTTTTATATTTATGCAAGCATTTAAGTATTTGCCAGCGAGCGTGGCTTATACTTTGTTTGTTGGGTTTGGTGCGTTTTTTATAGTTTTGGCTGAGATGGCGACTGACTATTATAATGGAAATGAGATAAATTTATTAAGAGTATTTTTTATAGCCACTTTGTTGGCTGGAGTTTTTGGGCTTAAAAGGCTAGAGAAGTGA
- the nusG gene encoding transcription termination/antitermination protein NusG yields MAHKWYAIQTYAGSEMSVKRAIENLVRDHGIEKQLLEVIVPTEDVIEIKNGKQKINERSLYPGYAFAHLDLDTALWQKIQSLPKVGRFIGESKKPTPLSDKDIDLILEKVNKRAAPKPKISFETGEIVRVTEGPFANFNGTVEEYDMVHGKLRLNVSIFGRSTPVEILYSQVEKIV; encoded by the coding sequence ATGGCGCATAAATGGTATGCTATTCAAACCTATGCTGGTAGTGAAATGAGTGTTAAAAGAGCTATAGAAAATTTAGTTCGCGATCATGGTATAGAAAAACAACTTTTAGAAGTTATAGTTCCTACAGAAGATGTGATTGAAATTAAAAATGGAAAGCAAAAAATAAATGAAAGAAGCTTATACCCCGGTTATGCTTTTGCTCATTTAGATTTAGACACAGCTCTTTGGCAAAAAATTCAATCACTTCCTAAGGTTGGTAGATTCATTGGTGAATCTAAAAAGCCAACTCCTTTGAGTGATAAAGATATTGATTTAATATTAGAAAAAGTTAACAAAAGAGCAGCTCCTAAACCAAAAATTTCATTTGAAACAGGTGAAATTGTCCGCGTTACTGAAGGACCATTTGCCAATTTTAATGGAACGGTTGAAGAGTATGATATGGTTCATGGTAAACTTCGTCTTAATGTTTCTATATTTGGAAGAAGTACACCAGTTGAGATTTTATATTCACAAGTTGAAAAGATAGTATAA
- the rplA gene encoding 50S ribosomal protein L1 has protein sequence MSKKVTKRFSELLKKVDSNKIYALNDAVDTIKTLSSAKFDETVEIALKLNVDPRHADQMVRGSVVLPAGTGKTVRVAVIAKDAKADEAKAAGADIVGAEDFVDDIAKGVINFDVLIATPNLMGLVGKVGRLLGPKGLMPNPKTGTVTMDVAQAVNNAKSGQVNFRVDKQGNIHAGLGKVSFTKEQLNENITAFIKTINKHKPATSKGRYIKSAALSLTMSPSVTLEPLELMDIK, from the coding sequence ATGTCAAAAAAAGTTACAAAAAGATTTTCTGAATTACTAAAAAAAGTTGATTCTAATAAAATATATGCTTTAAATGATGCAGTTGATACAATTAAAACATTGTCATCTGCTAAATTTGATGAAACAGTTGAAATAGCACTTAAACTTAACGTCGATCCAAGACACGCAGACCAAATGGTTAGAGGATCTGTAGTGTTGCCAGCTGGTACAGGTAAGACTGTAAGAGTTGCTGTAATAGCAAAAGATGCAAAAGCTGATGAAGCTAAAGCAGCTGGTGCTGATATAGTTGGAGCTGAAGATTTTGTTGATGATATAGCTAAAGGCGTTATAAACTTTGACGTACTTATTGCTACTCCAAATTTGATGGGTCTAGTTGGTAAAGTTGGTCGTTTACTTGGACCAAAAGGTCTTATGCCAAACCCTAAAACTGGAACTGTTACAATGGATGTTGCACAAGCAGTTAATAACGCAAAAAGCGGTCAAGTTAACTTCCGTGTTGATAAACAAGGAAATATCCACGCTGGCTTAGGAAAAGTAAGTTTTACTAAAGAGCAACTAAATGAAAATATAACTGCTTTTATAAAAACTATAAATAAACATAAACCAGCTACTTCAAAAGGTAGATATATAAAATCTGCTGCACTTTCATTAACAATGAGCCCATCTGTAACTCTTGAACCACTAGAGCTTATGGATATTAAATAA
- the nusB gene encoding transcription antitermination factor NusB, whose protein sequence is MATRHQVRQSVVSLLYANEMGSEMEEFSSEFLEEKKIRNDQKSFTLSLYNGVLDNLNLIDEELNSHLGKWKLEEIGTVERAILRLGAYEIKFSDIDGAIIINEAILLANELGSDSSTRLINGVLDAISKDKAK, encoded by the coding sequence ATGGCAACAAGACATCAAGTAAGGCAAAGCGTCGTTAGCTTGCTTTATGCAAATGAAATGGGCAGCGAAATGGAGGAGTTCTCAAGCGAATTTCTTGAAGAAAAAAAGATAAGAAACGACCAAAAAAGCTTTACTTTAAGCCTTTATAATGGCGTTTTGGATAATTTAAATTTGATAGATGAAGAGCTAAACTCTCACCTTGGCAAATGGAAACTTGAAGAGATAGGAACTGTAGAAAGGGCCATACTTAGACTTGGGGCTTATGAGATCAAATTTAGCGACATAGATGGCGCAATAATCATAAATGAAGCAATCTTACTAGCAAACGAGCTTGGAAGTGATTCATCAACTCGCCTAATAAACGGCGTTCTTGATGCTATAAGCAAGGACAAAGCCAAATGA
- the rpoB gene encoding DNA-directed RNA polymerase subunit beta, which yields MLNSLYSGNRLRVDFSNVPKEIDVPNLLQLQKKSFDHFLNLDNSQTESGIEKVFKSIFPIHDPQNRLTLEYVGSDISKPRYTVRECMERGLTYSVNLKMKIRLIVHDRDEKTGEKVGVKDIKEQEIFIREIPLMTDRISFVINGVERVVVNQLHRSPGVIFKEEESPTVVNKLIYTAQIIPDRGSWLYFEYDTKDVLYVRINKRRKVPITILFRALGYKKQDIVKLFYPIQTLHIKNNKFLTPFNPDDFMGRVDYDIKDEAGNVLHQAGKRLTKKKADKLIEDGLQWVEYPVDILVSRYLANPIIDKESGEVLYDTLTQLDENKLAKIVAQEDSIEIANDLANGVDDAIINSFLQDYETLKLLKQTEDLEDENDLAAIRIYKVMRPGEPVVKEAARTFVNDLFFNPERYDLTKVGRMKMNHKLGLSVPEYVTTLTNEDIIKTAKYLIKVKNGQGHIDDRDHLGNRRIRSIGELLANELHLGFVKMQKAIRDKFTSLSNNVDEIMPYDLVNPKMITTTIMEFFTSGQLSQFMDQTNPLSEVTHKRRLSALGEGGLVKERAGFEVRDVHPTHYGRICPVETPEGQNIGLINTLSTYAKVNDLGFVESPYRKVVEGKVTSEIVYLTATQEEGHIIAPASTLLDENDVIKEDLIEVRQDGEMLLAKREDVTLIDLCSGMVMGVAASLIPFLEHDDANRALMGSNMQRQAVPLLNATAPIVGTGMEAIVARDAWEAIKARRGGVVEKVDSKNVFILGEDENGPYIDQYSMEKNLRTNQNTTFTQHPIVKKGDEIKANQIIADGPSMEQGELAIGKNALIAFMPWNGYNYEDAIVMSERMIRQDAFTSVHIYEKEIEARELKDGVEEITRDIPNMKEEELLHLDESGIVKIGTYIKPGMILVGKVSPKGEVKPTPEERLLRAIFGEKAGHVVNKSLYAGASLEGVVIDVKIFTKKGYEKDARSFRAYEYEKNMLEKEHHDRLLMLDREEMLRVTALLSKNQLESELEIGKVTYKQGDIIKKSDLENINRFTLNSYVKSFSKDIQKRYEDMKTYFQNEKKKLKDEHDAKLEILEKDDILPSGVVKLVKVYIATKRKLKVGDKMAGRHGNKGIVSNIVPDVDMPYLPNGRTVDIVLNPLGVPSRMNIGQILESHLGVVGMRLGEQIQEIFDTKKAEWIKDLRAKMIEIADVSRLMDAKAILNKIDDEKLISYARDWSNGVRFATPIFEGVKADEFKKLFEMAKIDMDGKTELYDGKTGSKMQERVHVGCMYMLKLHHLVDEKVHARSTGPYSLVTQQPVGGKALSGGQRFGEMEVWALEAYGAAHTLREMLTVKSDDVEGRLAAYKALTRGENVPSTGIPETFFVLTNELKSLALDVEIYDEDKNNE from the coding sequence ATGCTAAATAGCCTATATTCTGGAAATCGTCTCAGAGTTGATTTTTCAAATGTTCCTAAAGAGATAGATGTTCCAAATTTATTACAATTACAAAAAAAGAGTTTTGATCATTTTTTAAATCTTGATAATTCACAAACTGAAAGTGGTATTGAAAAAGTATTTAAGTCTATATTCCCTATTCATGATCCTCAAAATAGACTTACGCTAGAATACGTTGGTAGCGATATAAGTAAGCCAAGATACACAGTAAGAGAGTGTATGGAAAGAGGTCTTACTTACTCTGTAAATTTAAAAATGAAAATAAGGCTTATCGTCCACGATAGAGATGAAAAAACTGGCGAAAAAGTCGGCGTAAAAGATATAAAAGAACAAGAAATTTTTATACGTGAAATTCCGCTTATGACTGATAGAATTTCATTTGTTATAAACGGTGTAGAAAGAGTTGTTGTAAATCAACTTCACAGAAGCCCAGGTGTTATCTTTAAAGAAGAAGAAAGCCCAACAGTTGTAAATAAACTTATATACACAGCTCAAATCATACCAGATCGTGGTAGTTGGCTGTATTTTGAGTATGATACAAAAGATGTACTTTACGTACGTATTAATAAAAGAAGAAAAGTTCCTATTACAATTTTATTTAGAGCATTGGGTTATAAAAAACAAGATATAGTAAAGCTTTTCTATCCTATACAAACATTGCATATAAAAAATAATAAATTCCTAACTCCATTTAATCCAGATGATTTTATGGGAAGAGTAGATTATGATATCAAAGATGAAGCAGGAAATGTACTGCATCAAGCAGGCAAAAGATTAACAAAGAAAAAAGCCGATAAACTTATAGAAGATGGATTGCAATGGGTTGAGTATCCAGTTGATATTTTGGTAAGTAGATATTTAGCAAATCCTATAATAGATAAAGAAAGCGGCGAAGTTCTATACGATACATTAACTCAACTTGATGAGAATAAACTTGCTAAAATAGTTGCTCAAGAAGATTCTATAGAAATCGCAAACGACTTAGCAAACGGCGTGGATGACGCTATTATAAATTCATTCTTGCAAGATTATGAAACATTAAAATTATTAAAACAAACCGAAGATCTTGAAGATGAAAATGACTTGGCCGCTATTAGAATTTACAAAGTAATGCGTCCAGGTGAACCAGTAGTAAAAGAGGCTGCTAGAACATTTGTAAATGATCTATTCTTCAATCCAGAAAGATATGATCTAACAAAAGTTGGTCGTATGAAGATGAATCACAAGCTCGGTCTTAGCGTTCCTGAATATGTCACAACTCTTACAAATGAAGATATTATAAAAACTGCAAAATACCTAATAAAAGTAAAAAATGGTCAAGGTCACATAGATGATAGAGATCACCTTGGTAACCGCCGTATTAGATCTATTGGTGAGCTTTTGGCAAATGAATTACACCTTGGTTTTGTCAAAATGCAAAAAGCTATTAGAGATAAATTTACTAGCCTTAGCAACAATGTAGATGAGATTATGCCTTATGATTTAGTAAATCCAAAAATGATTACAACTACCATCATGGAGTTCTTTACTAGCGGTCAGCTTAGTCAATTTATGGATCAAACAAACCCACTTAGTGAAGTTACTCACAAACGTCGTCTTTCTGCTCTTGGTGAAGGTGGCTTGGTAAAAGAAAGAGCTGGATTTGAGGTTCGTGACGTTCACCCAACTCACTATGGTAGAATTTGTCCAGTTGAGACTCCAGAAGGTCAAAACATCGGTCTTATTAACACTCTTTCGACTTATGCGAAAGTTAATGATCTTGGTTTTGTTGAATCGCCATATAGAAAGGTTGTTGAAGGCAAGGTAACAAGCGAGATTGTTTATCTAACAGCAACTCAAGAAGAGGGTCATATCATAGCTCCTGCTTCTACTTTACTTGATGAAAACGATGTTATCAAAGAGGATTTGATAGAGGTAAGACAAGATGGAGAAATGCTTCTTGCTAAACGTGAAGACGTAACCTTGATTGACCTTTGTAGCGGTATGGTTATGGGTGTGGCTGCTTCACTTATCCCATTCCTTGAACACGACGATGCGAACCGTGCACTTATGGGTTCAAACATGCAACGTCAAGCAGTCCCACTTCTAAATGCAACAGCCCCTATCGTTGGTACTGGTATGGAGGCTATTGTTGCAAGAGATGCATGGGAAGCTATAAAAGCTAGACGTGGCGGCGTAGTTGAAAAAGTTGATAGTAAAAATGTATTTATCTTAGGCGAAGATGAGAATGGTCCATATATAGATCAATATTCTATGGAAAAAAACCTAAGAACAAACCAAAATACTACATTTACTCAACACCCAATCGTAAAAAAAGGCGATGAGATAAAAGCTAACCAAATCATAGCAGACGGTCCAAGTATGGAACAAGGCGAGTTAGCAATTGGTAAAAATGCTCTAATTGCATTTATGCCATGGAATGGTTATAACTACGAAGATGCGATTGTTATGAGTGAAAGAATGATTCGTCAAGATGCTTTCACAAGCGTTCATATCTATGAAAAAGAGATTGAAGCTAGAGAGCTAAAAGATGGTGTCGAAGAGATAACTAGAGATATACCAAATATGAAAGAAGAAGAGCTTCTTCATCTTGATGAGAGTGGTATAGTCAAAATCGGAACTTATATCAAACCAGGTATGATTTTAGTTGGTAAAGTTTCACCAAAAGGTGAAGTAAAACCAACTCCAGAAGAGAGGCTTCTTAGAGCTATTTTTGGCGAAAAAGCAGGTCACGTGGTAAATAAATCGCTTTACGCTGGAGCCAGCCTTGAGGGTGTGGTTATAGATGTTAAGATCTTTACTAAAAAAGGTTATGAAAAAGACGCTAGATCATTTAGAGCTTATGAGTATGAGAAAAACATGCTTGAAAAAGAGCATCATGATAGACTTCTTATGCTTGACCGCGAAGAGATGCTTAGGGTTACCGCTTTATTATCTAAAAATCAGCTAGAAAGCGAACTAGAGATAGGAAAAGTGACATATAAACAAGGTGATATAATCAAAAAATCTGACCTTGAAAATATAAACAGATTTACTCTAAATTCGTATGTTAAATCTTTCTCAAAAGATATCCAAAAAAGATATGAAGATATGAAAACATACTTCCAAAATGAGAAGAAAAAACTAAAAGATGAGCATGATGCGAAGCTTGAAATTTTAGAAAAAGATGATATCTTGCCAAGTGGAGTTGTAAAGCTTGTAAAAGTTTATATTGCAACAAAACGTAAGCTAAAAGTCGGAGATAAAATGGCTGGACGTCACGGAAATAAAGGTATTGTCTCAAATATCGTTCCAGATGTTGATATGCCATACTTGCCAAATGGTCGTACAGTGGATATTGTCTTAAACCCACTAGGCGTTCCAAGCCGTATGAATATCGGTCAAATTCTAGAAAGCCACTTGGGTGTTGTAGGTATGAGACTTGGTGAGCAAATTCAAGAGATATTTGACACTAAAAAAGCAGAGTGGATCAAAGATCTTAGAGCAAAAATGATAGAAATAGCGGATGTTTCAAGGCTTATGGACGCAAAAGCTATCTTAAACAAAATAGACGATGAAAAACTTATAAGCTATGCAAGAGATTGGAGTAATGGTGTTAGATTTGCAACTCCGATTTTTGAGGGTGTAAAAGCTGATGAGTTTAAAAAGCTATTTGAAATGGCTAAAATAGATATGGACGGTAAAACTGAGCTTTACGACGGTAAAACTGGCTCAAAAATGCAAGAGCGTGTTCATGTCGGATGTATGTATATGCTAAAACTTCACCACTTAGTTGATGAAAAAGTTCACGCAAGAAGCACTGGACCATACTCACTTGTCACTCAACAACCAGTTGGTGGTAAAGCATTAAGTGGTGGTCAAAGATTTGGAGAGATGGAAGTTTGGGCTCTTGAGGCGTATGGTGCAGCTCATACTCTAAGGGAGATGCTAACAGTAAAATCTGATGATGTAGAAGGTCGTTTAGCAGCTTATAAAGCTCTAACAAGAGGAGAAAATGTGCCAAGCACTGGTATCCCTGAGACATTCTTTGTTCTTACAAACGAGCTAAAATCTCTAGCTCTTGATGTAGAGATCTATGATGAGGATAAAAATAATGAGTGA
- the rplJ gene encoding 50S ribosomal protein L10, with amino-acid sequence MTRNEKAKIISNLEAEFTASDAIVVCDYKGLSVKKLELLRNNARELNVKVQVIKNTLANIALNNCGKSGMELKDTNIFVWGEDQLAVTKVVAKFEETNTDLFKIKTAFIDGEVAPVSKVVALSKMPSRDELIAMLLQVWNAPIQNFTIGLNALKEKKEQTA; translated from the coding sequence ATGACTAGAAACGAAAAAGCTAAAATAATTTCAAACCTTGAGGCTGAGTTTACAGCAAGCGATGCTATAGTTGTTTGTGACTATAAAGGTCTTAGCGTTAAAAAATTAGAACTTCTAAGAAATAATGCTAGAGAACTTAATGTAAAAGTACAAGTTATAAAAAATACTCTTGCAAATATCGCTTTGAATAACTGTGGAAAATCTGGTATGGAGCTTAAAGATACAAATATATTTGTATGGGGCGAAGACCAACTAGCAGTTACAAAAGTTGTAGCTAAATTTGAAGAGACAAATACTGATCTTTTCAAAATTAAAACTGCATTCATTGATGGTGAAGTTGCTCCAGTTAGCAAAGTTGTTGCTCTTTCTAAAATGCCATCTCGTGATGAACTTATCGCGATGCTATTGCAAGTTTGGAATGCACCAATACAAAACTTTACTATCGGCTTAAATGCGCTTAAAGAAAAAAAAGAACAAACAGCTTAA
- the ribH gene encoding 6,7-dimethyl-8-ribityllumazine synthase: protein MNVIEGNLSLSGNEKVAIINARFNHIITDRLVEGAKDAFLRHGGKEENLDLILVPGAFEIPMALEKALSTGKWDAVCCVGAVIRGSTPHFDYVSAETTKGIASVTLKYGKPVTFGVLTVDSIEQAIERAGSKAGNKGFEAMTGIVELLSLYKNIKA from the coding sequence ATGAACGTAATAGAAGGAAATTTAAGCCTAAGTGGAAATGAAAAAGTAGCAATAATCAATGCAAGATTTAATCATATAATAACAGATAGATTGGTTGAAGGTGCAAAAGATGCGTTTTTGAGACATGGCGGCAAGGAAGAAAATCTAGATTTGATACTTGTACCTGGTGCTTTTGAAATCCCAATGGCGCTTGAAAAAGCTCTAAGCACTGGCAAATGGGATGCAGTGTGTTGCGTGGGAGCTGTGATTAGGGGAAGTACGCCACATTTTGATTACGTGAGTGCTGAGACCACAAAAGGCATTGCGAGTGTTACTTTAAAATATGGTAAACCAGTTACATTTGGGGTTTTGACAGTTGATAGCATCGAGCAAGCCATAGAAAGAGCAGGCTCAAAAGCTGGAAATAAGGGCTTTGAAGCGATGACTGGAATAGTAGAGCTTCTAAGTTTATACAAAAATATAAAGGCTTAA
- the pyrF gene encoding orotidine-5'-phosphate decarboxylase, whose protein sequence is MKLCVALDLESKNECLNLASELKGLDLWLKVGLRAYLRDGAKFIEELKNIGDFKIFLDLKVHDIPNTMADACEVISKLGVDMINLHASSGRVAMSTVMERLAKLPNRPLVLGVSALTSFDEPTFREIYSADIGDSVSRFSKIAYECGLDGMVCSVFESLAIKNATNDKLITLTPGIRPFGEASNDQKRVANLEMAIQNRSDFIVVGRPIYQVQKPNEIAAKILSYINS, encoded by the coding sequence ATGAAACTTTGCGTCGCTTTGGATCTTGAGAGCAAAAATGAATGCTTAAATTTAGCTAGCGAGCTAAAGGGGCTTGATCTTTGGCTAAAAGTCGGGCTTAGAGCTTATTTGCGTGATGGGGCTAAATTTATAGAAGAGCTAAAAAATATTGGGGATTTCAAGATATTTTTGGATCTTAAAGTACACGATATCCCAAATACAATGGCTGATGCTTGTGAGGTTATCTCAAAGCTTGGCGTTGATATGATAAATTTGCATGCTAGCAGTGGTAGGGTCGCTATGAGCACTGTAATGGAGCGTTTAGCAAAATTGCCAAATAGACCTTTGGTGCTTGGGGTTTCTGCTTTGACTAGTTTCGATGAGCCAACTTTTAGAGAAATTTATAGCGCTGATATTGGTGATAGTGTGAGTAGATTTTCTAAAATTGCTTATGAGTGTGGGCTTGATGGAATGGTTTGCTCTGTATTTGAGAGTTTGGCGATCAAAAATGCTACAAACGATAAATTGATTACTTTGACTCCTGGCATACGTCCTTTTGGTGAGGCTAGCAACGACCAAAAAAGAGTGGCAAATCTTGAAATGGCTATTCAAAATAGATCTGATTTCATAGTAGTAGGTCGCCCTATATACCAAGTACAAAAACCAAATGAGATAGCTGCAAAGATATTATCATATATAAATTCATAG
- a CDS encoding DMT family transporter, whose protein sequence is MIYIAALLLAGLCEVVGVIFLNNMAKAKGVKKAASFIFLVATFASSLSLLSYSMNVIAMSVAYAIWTGIGAVGAVFVGVFFNHEKLSPKKCFYLFLIIFSVIMLKII, encoded by the coding sequence GTGATCTATATAGCTGCTTTGCTCTTAGCTGGGCTTTGCGAAGTTGTTGGTGTGATTTTTCTAAACAACATGGCGAAGGCTAAAGGTGTCAAAAAGGCTGCAAGTTTTATATTTTTAGTTGCTACTTTTGCTTCTTCTTTAAGCTTACTTAGTTACTCAATGAATGTAATAGCTATGTCTGTGGCTTATGCTATTTGGACTGGTATAGGTGCTGTGGGAGCTGTTTTTGTGGGGGTATTTTTCAATCACGAAAAATTAAGCCCAAAAAAGTGCTTTTATCTTTTTTTGATAATTTTTAGTGTTATAATGTTGAAAATAATTTAA
- the rplL gene encoding 50S ribosomal protein L7/L12 — MAITKEDVLEFISNLSVLELSELVKEFEEKFGVSAAPVMVAGGAGVAAEAAEEKTEFNVVLVDSGDKKINVIKVVRALTGLGLKEAKDAVEGTPSVLKEGISKDEAEAAKKELEEAGAKVELK, encoded by the coding sequence ATGGCAATAACTAAAGAAGATGTTTTAGAGTTTATTTCTAATCTTTCAGTATTAGAATTAAGTGAATTAGTAAAAGAATTTGAAGAAAAATTCGGCGTAAGCGCTGCTCCAGTTATGGTAGCTGGTGGTGCTGGTGTTGCAGCTGAAGCAGCTGAAGAAAAAACTGAATTCAACGTTGTACTTGTTGACTCAGGTGACAAAAAAATCAACGTTATTAAAGTTGTTAGAGCTTTAACAGGTCTAGGTCTTAAAGAGGCAAAAGACGCTGTTGAGGGAACACCTTCAGTTCTTAAAGAAGGTATCAGCAAAGACGAAGCTGAAGCAGCTAAAAAAGAGCTTGAAGAAGCTGGCGCTAAAGTCGAACTTAAATAA